The Syntrophobacterales bacterium genome contains the following window.
GACTCCACTGAGGAAGTTGCTCAAAGTTAACCAATCTTATGGGAATCTCCTGTACGATTACCTGAGCCGATTTGTACCTTTCAAAGAGATGAGGAGAGTCATAGAGATAGGGGGAGGGTATGGTTTTCTAATGAAGGATTTTCTGACTCGAGACAAATCGCTCAATGTTTGCATGCTTGATATATCTCCGTTCCTTCTCCAAAAACAGCGAGAAACGTTGGGGGGTCTTCACGTCTCTTTTAGGCAGGAGGATTTTCTCGAAACCGATCCGACCTCCATTGCTGTTTTTGATCTAGCCATTATGAACGAGAACCTCGGTGATTTTCCCACTCTTACTCGCATCCGATACGATGCCATGCAGTCAGGCATGGAGACGGACAACCCGTCTCTTAAAAAGGCCATCCATTTTTTTGAGAGGTATAGACCCGACCTTCCGGACCGCGAAATATTCAATTTGAATATTGGCGCCATTGAAGCCCTCGAGAAGATTTGCGAATCGATGATCCCGTACATATTTCTGGGTGAGCACAGCTGTGAGGCTCGATCCCCGGAAGTCTTACGCACTATCATTCACGTCGACCCGACTGGTAATCCGGAGAGGATCCGCCTCAAAGGGCACGATGAGTATACGATCAAATTCTCATACCTTGAAAAAGTCGCCCTTGCCCACGGCTATAAAGCCATGCGGGGTCCTTTTGCCGATTTCGTGACCTTTAACCTGACAGGAAAAATTCTCTCTATTCTGAAAAACCCCAGTGTCTATGGGGATGAAGGGGAGATAATATGTCACTTCATTGAAGACCTTTATAAATATGAGTACCTTTTTCTCAGCAGAAATTGAGTTGGGCGGGCAGGTTGTGAGGACTTATGGGCCTTAAGTGTTCTGCAGTGCGCAAAAAAGCCGGAAAGACTTGCCTTTTGGACTTCTTTTGTTACCGGAAGCACCCTCTCATTACTGGTGCGTTTTAGTCAGACTGAAAAAAGAAAGTTCGAAAGGTTTTATGTTTTTTGGCGGTCTCAGAAGAGCAAAAACCACGACGATCCTGAAGATCTCAAGAATCGTAGTTGGGCCAAAAGGCCATTAGATAACTTCCGAAGGCATCTTTGGGTATACCCGATATGATTCTACCGATGATGGCTCCGAATCCATAGAAACTACATACAATGCCGTACTTCTGTGTATAGTCCTAAACGCCAAAACGTTGCCGGTTGAGGCGGGAACGATGGCAAGCCAGTCCCAGAGAGTGAATCAGAATGCTCCTGGGGCAACGGCTTAAAGGTAACGCTCCCTTTTTCAACCGACAGCATCATACACGAGGCCATAGTAATGGAGAGGAGGGAAGGAATGGTCATACTTCGGTGTAATCCTGTTCGTAAGGGCGTCCAAGTAGAGGGCATCCTATTCCATTGAGCATGGCAAATAGCGACACGAAAGTTAAGGTGGTACTGGCTATCAAGCCCGATGACCTCTCTTCCCGCTGAGGCGGAAATATCAATGGCCATGAGATCAGCGGTGGCGCCGAAGGTGCAGCAGAGCCAGAGTCCGCAGAAACTTGGTGCTTTAAACATTTGACCCATGCTAAGTGGTTTTGCGAAGACGACTGCAGCCGGCGCGGTGTTCGCTCTGCAAGCTTCCATCCTGCTTCGAGTGGGGGGATCTAATGGGTCCCTGTGATGATTAGGAGTACCACGCCCATGCCATTTAAAAAAGTCATAAAGATTGATTGAGCGTCTTTACTAAAGGCGAGGCAATGAACGCCGAGACGACGAATTTCAAGAGAGACAAGCCGATCCGCAAGACCTTTCTTGTCGGGAAACTAGCGTGTGGCGACCGAGATTGGCCCTCCGGATACGACATACCCGTGCTCTTGCACTCCTACGATGAATCATGTATGTGACGATAACTGTGTGCCGATGCTGGATGCGAATTTAGTCAGTATTGAGCCTGACACCGACGCCAGCTATCATTCTCTGGATATATACTTTCGATACTCTCCTGCAAAGAATGTGTGAACAAAGCAGACGTGGCAATAAATATCATGAAAGGCAGATTGCTTTGCATGACGGTAATTTTGAAAAAATATTCCAAGGTCTTCTGGAAAACACTGCATACATACACGGCGCCAAGACGCATGCCGATAATCATGGTCAGCATCACAAAAATCCATCTTCCCATATTTGCATACATTCCAAAAACTTATGTATTTTCCTTCGTCTACCCATCTCTTGGGTGTCTATCAAATGAAACCTCCAGTGCATTTTGCGCATGCCTGCAAAATATTATATTCGCAGAGATGTTCTCAAACTTTTTGTTTTATTTTTCACAAAATTGATGCTAAAGGAGTACTTGATCCGTATACGGTGAAAAAAGGGGCTTCAGGAAGCTTGCTATTGTCATGGCGAATAAATACGAGTGGAAGGAATTTTTATTCATCAGGGACTGGTTATTCTGTTGTAACCGGCAAGCAACTGTGGTATATATACCCTGTCTTTTAAAGGGATTCTTATTTTAGGCAGGGCGCAGGGAACACCTCAATATATCAGGAAGAAACAGGTAACGGAATTCACGAGCCTGAAGTTTCTGTGGTGAGTCAAGCGCAATAGTATGGCCAGTCGCCGAAACTGACTTCCAAAACGGCTTCGGAAGAAGGTCAATGGGCTAAATTGGCAAAAATCTCTTGACATGTCAAGGGAAAATGTTTAATATACACAAGTTTTTTTTTGCGGGTACATTCATCCCTATTATAGGGGATTATTTTTTTGGAGGTAAACGGATGCCAACTATTAACCAATTGGTGAGGCTGGGGAGGAAGGCCGTGAAGAAGAAGAGTTCGTCTCCTGCCCTTACGAACTGTCCTCAGAAGAGAGGCGTGTGTGTAAGGGTATATACGACCACTCCTAAAAAGCCGAACTCGGCATTGAGAAAGGTTGCCCGTGTAAGGTTAACTAACAGCATAGAAGTGACAAGCTATATACCGGGAATAGGGCATAACCTCCAGGAGCACTCAGTTGTTCTTATAAGAGGCGGAAGAGTCAAAGACTTGCCTGGCGTCAGGTATCACATCATCAGAGGTTCCTTGGATGCCAGCGGCGTGGCGAATCGCAAGAAGAGCAGATCAAAGTACGGTGCGAAAAGACCCAAACAATAGAGGAGTATAGGTATGCCAAGAAAAGGACATATAGCAAAAAGAGAGAGGATGCCTGATCTGAAGTATAATGATCTGATCGTCCAGAGGCTGATAAATTGTATCATGCTTGACGGGAAAAAGAGCACGGCGACGAAGATCGTGTATGGCGCTTTTGACATCGCTGAAGAGCGGCTGAAGGAAGAAGGGCTGAAAATATTTCAAAAAGCTATGGAAAATATAAAACCAGAACTGGAAGTGAAGGCGAGAAGGGTAGGCGGTGCGACCTACCAGGTTCCTGTCGAGGTAAGAGCCAACAGGAAGCTTTCCTTGGGAATAAGATGGTTGATCAGATATTCAAGAGATAGATCGGAAAGAACCATGATGGAGCGTCTTGCCGGAGAAATCCTTGACGCATATAACAATAAAGGCGGTTCAGTAAAGAAAAGGGAAGATACACACAAAATGGCTGAAGCAAATAAGGCTTTCGCGCATTACAGGTGGTAAACAAAGGTTTGTTTGATGGGCAATAGTAGCATTAATTTTCTGAGAAATGTCGGCATCATGGCTCACATAGATGCAGGGAAGACGACTGCAACTGAGCGGATGCTGTTTTACACCGGGGTGAATACCAGGATCGGTGAAGTTGACGATGGCGCTGCGACGATGGATTGGATGGAGCAGGAGAAGGAACGAGGGATTACCATCACGGCGGCAGCCACAACTTGTTTCTGGAGAGACCACAGGATAAATATTATCGATACACCGGGCCATATTGATTTTACTATAGAAGTGGGGAGATCATTAAGGGTTCTTGACGGGGCCGTGGCCCTCTTTTCCGGCGTTGAAGGCGTTGAGCCTCAGTCGGAGACGGTCTGGCGGCAGGCCGATAGGTATGGCGTTCCGAGAATAGGCTTTGTAAACAAGATGGATAGGCCTGCAGCGGATATGGATAAGTGCGTGCAGATGATGCGGGATATATTGAAGGCGAATCCCCTTGTACTTCAGATGCCAATAAAGAACGGAGATGAATTCATCGGCGTTGTGGATATCATGAGAGGGATAGCTTTCTTCTACGACAGAGATGGCAAAGGCTTGGATTATGCGATAGGCGAGATACCGGAAGACATGAAGGCAAGAGCCGAGGAGCTAAAGATACAACTCCTTGAATCTCTCTCCGAGATAGACGATAGTCTTATGGGTAAGTATCTTGATGGCGTTGACATCAGCGAAGAAGAAGTGAAGAGGGTAATCCGGAAGGGAACGCTTCACGGCGATTTCCTACCCGTTCTATGCGGCAGTGCGTTCAAAAATAAGGCTATCCAGCCCCTGCTTGACGCAATAGTCGACTATCTGCCGTCCCCTGCCGATGTATCACCTTACAAGTACTGGACTGAAGAGGGAGTGGAGGGAGAGCTTGCGGGCACCAGAGAAGAGCCTTTCAGCGGGCTCGTCTTTAAGATTATGACTGACCCGTTCGTGGGGCAGTTGAGTTATATACGGATTTATTCAGGCGAGTTGAAGACGGGAGATACTGTATTCAACGGCATTAGGTCAAAGAGCGAGCGCATAGGGAGAATTCTCCGGCTTCACGCGAACAAGAGGGAAGACGTGAAGAGAGTGGAAGCGGGGGATATCTGTGCCATTGTAGGCCTTAAGAATGCCAGCACGGGCGACACGCTGGCCGTTGAGGGGGCGGATATTCTGTTTGAGGCCATCGAAGTTCCTGTTCCAGTGGTTTCGATTGCCATTACGCCGAAGAAGAAAGACGATCTGAAAAAAATGTGGCTCGTATTCAACAGGTACACGATTGAAGACCCGTCGATTTCAGTAAAAATGGACAAGGAGACGGGAGAGGTCATTCTTTCCGGCATGGGTGAACTCCATCTTGAGATTCTTATGGACCGGGCAAAGAGGGAGCACAACCTCGACATGATATCGTCTTCTCCCCAGGTGGCCTATCGGGAAACGATCACGAAAGCCACAGGCGGAGTAGGCAAGTATATAAAGCAGTCAGGAGGGAGAGGCCAGTATGGCCATGTGGTTCTCCAGATATCTCCCCTTGAAGGCTCCGACTTTGTTTTTGAGAACAACACGGTAGGCGGAGTCATACCGAGAGAATATATATCAAGCATTGAGACCGGCCTTAAGGAAGCCCTTGAGAAAGGTGTGGTGCTAGGTTATCCTTTGATAAACATAAAGGTGGAACTTCTTGACGGATCGTATCACGAAGTAGACTCTTCTGAGCTGGCTTTCAAGCTCGCTGCTTCAATG
Protein-coding sequences here:
- the rpsL gene encoding 30S ribosomal protein S12, with the protein product MPTINQLVRLGRKAVKKKSSSPALTNCPQKRGVCVRVYTTTPKKPNSALRKVARVRLTNSIEVTSYIPGIGHNLQEHSVVLIRGGRVKDLPGVRYHIIRGSLDASGVANRKKSRSKYGAKRPKQ
- the rpsG gene encoding 30S ribosomal protein S7, producing the protein MPRKGHIAKRERMPDLKYNDLIVQRLINCIMLDGKKSTATKIVYGAFDIAEERLKEEGLKIFQKAMENIKPELEVKARRVGGATYQVPVEVRANRKLSLGIRWLIRYSRDRSERTMMERLAGEILDAYNNKGGSVKKREDTHKMAEANKAFAHYRW
- the fusA gene encoding elongation factor G; this encodes MGNSSINFLRNVGIMAHIDAGKTTATERMLFYTGVNTRIGEVDDGAATMDWMEQEKERGITITAAATTCFWRDHRINIIDTPGHIDFTIEVGRSLRVLDGAVALFSGVEGVEPQSETVWRQADRYGVPRIGFVNKMDRPAADMDKCVQMMRDILKANPLVLQMPIKNGDEFIGVVDIMRGIAFFYDRDGKGLDYAIGEIPEDMKARAEELKIQLLESLSEIDDSLMGKYLDGVDISEEEVKRVIRKGTLHGDFLPVLCGSAFKNKAIQPLLDAIVDYLPSPADVSPYKYWTEEGVEGELAGTREEPFSGLVFKIMTDPFVGQLSYIRIYSGELKTGDTVFNGIRSKSERIGRILRLHANKREDVKRVEAGDICAIVGLKNASTGDTLAVEGADILFEAIEVPVPVVSIAITPKKKDDLKKMWLVFNRYTIEDPSISVKMDKETGEVILSGMGELHLEILMDRAKREHNLDMISSSPQVAYRETITKATGGVGKYIKQSGGRGQYGHVVLQISPLEGSDFVFENNTVGGVIPREYISSIETGLKEALEKGVVLGYPLINIKVELLDGSYHEVDSSELAFKLAASMGLKNAVQKANPVILEPIMKVDINIPSDCMGTVIGDVSSRRGRIAELGDRNDFKYIVAYIPLDQMFGYTTHLRSATQGRGYFTMEFFHYAPVPAQIYDNLLKNREKTVTEVLYG
- a CDS encoding class I SAM-dependent methyltransferase, with translation MDRDCVLNSTKDYHVNSLTSLGWELTVCNALYPDETPLRKLLKVNQSYGNLLYDYLSRFVPFKEMRRVIEIGGGYGFLMKDFLTRDKSLNVCMLDISPFLLQKQRETLGGLHVSFRQEDFLETDPTSIAVFDLAIMNENLGDFPTLTRIRYDAMQSGMETDNPSLKKAIHFFERYRPDLPDREIFNLNIGAIEALEKICESMIPYIFLGEHSCEARSPEVLRTIIHVDPTGNPERIRLKGHDEYTIKFSYLEKVALAHGYKAMRGPFADFVTFNLTGKILSILKNPSVYGDEGEIICHFIEDLYKYEYLFLSRN